DNA sequence from the Falco biarmicus isolate bFalBia1 chromosome 5, bFalBia1.pri, whole genome shotgun sequence genome:
AAGTGAACCTACTGTTTTGGGCAGTGCTTGAAGATATTTGAAGCAGACCTTGCTACTGCCGTCCCCAATCCTCATTTGTCCCATGCTGTTGGAGCCTCAGGTTTCTgttcttctgctgctccttcagtCTCATCCCCTCGCCCATCCATGTGAAATGCCAGCTACAAAACCTACCAATAAGTTTCACCAAAACTCAGACTGCTCTGTGATTGTGGGTGACAAGTGAGAAAACGTGAGgttgaaaacttttttcttttttttttcgtgtgtgcagttttatttgtttcttagCAACTTGAATATTTCTTTGTCAAGTGTTGCTGGAAGTCCATAAAATATAAGTAAGTAAGTATATTTGTCTCTCTTTTCTGCCTACTGAACTGCTGCAAGTCAGCCATCCAACACACCCTCCCCATGAATGCTACATTATGGTTGCCACATTAAGCACCTGAAAAATTGTTAACAAAGTTTTTGAAAGATTGATACTTCTTGTACTGACATTAGGTATATTAAAGTATATTAGGTATGGTCATTCCAAGATCATAACAAAACAATGGCTCCCTTCAGTATCATCCGTTACCTCTGTTTGTAGCAGAAGGTAGCAGAAGGATAGCCCTGATCATGAGTAGGCTTTGGGGGGGGTGACTACAGCATACGACTTTGCAGGCTAAGGAACCAAAATTAGCCAAAGCCCAGAGCACTGCTTCTAATGAAAGCTCAGAGCAATCAAGGCACTGGAGAACAGGGCGTTACTGGTAGGATGTGAATTCAACAGGGAGAAGCTATGATCCTTTGATAAAACAATTTAATGTTGCATGAAGGAGGTTCAGTTAATAAGGGAAACACTCTAATTAAAGTCAACAGAGAAAAAGGGGGAGGTTGGTAGTTGCTGTATGCAGCAGAAATATCTTGCTGATTATAGTCCCAGAAGCAGGTTAAGTGCTTGATGTAtgcattaaacagaaaaacactatGTCCAGTTGTCAGctctgtttaagaaaaattatttttaatgcatttgtaaaCCATATATAAAATCACAATCAGAAAATATAAACCAAGAGTAGCAGTTACTGGGATACCAATAGCAAGGCACACTCAAACTCGCAAAGTTTGAAAATGTATAGTTGTCCAACACAGGGACTGAATATATAAATTTGTACAACAACCTGAAACATCAGCCTACTGACCAATCACGGGCAGATCAATACGGTACAGCTTCACAACACCTGCACCCATGGGAGGTGGCAGAGAGCGTGCTATTCTAGAAAAACAGGGAAACTGGCAGAGAAGGGTTTGTGGAGCCAGAGCTAAACTCAGGAATTCCTAAGTTGCTTTTTAGGTACAGTactcctgctgctctgtttctttctaatatttatATTGCCATTGTGGGTGCTTAGCAAGAACAGGAGCTAGTGGCAACCATGCCAGCTGGGGGACTGCTGTGCACGTcgtgctgctgctcctcatgAGCCCCTCTGGGAGGCTTGTGGACATACCACCACATTTGGACACACGAAGGGCGTAGCGTTACAGTTTCCAGATCTAAGCTTATAGCCCTGCACTGGTTTATGCTATATAGGTGCAGCACCTCTCCCTCATACCGGACCAGAGGCACAGaggtgtgctgggctgggtttGGCCAGGACATGGAAGTGCCGTTATGGTCAGTGTTGCAGTGTTCAACTTTGGTGTGTGATCTCTGCGCTGGAGTCCCTCATACTGACTTACGCATCAAAGTCCCTACAAAAGTGAGTTGCCTTACAGGGAGGGGGGGGTTGCAACAGGTGATGGGGAACTGGTGTTTATCTAATGGTTTCCTATAGTATAACCATGGTATACCATGTGAAATACATGAACATCTGGAACTGAGAGAGGAACTCAGGATGCCCATCCTCTAGGTGGATGCCATAACCAATACACACATATTCGCTATCCCAGCGAATACTAGAAGGTTTTGTGAGGAGTGGGATGACTTTGCATGGAGAAAGGCCAACTCTAGCTTATGCTGACACTTAGTGCATTTTTCATTCTGGAAGCTGAAACATGTGAGTTCAAGTTTTCACAGGTGGGGAAGGGAACAGAGCCCAGTTCTCAGATGTCTTGGAGAAGTGCTCTCATGCCTGAAGAGTGACATGAAAGAACAGGCATAATCCCCTCCTTCTGAGGTGCTGCTTTCTGAACAAAACCAGTTGCCTTTCCTTTTTGAAGAATCCAACCCCAGAGGTGAGCAGCAGGCATACTGTGGGCATGTGTAATGGGCCCCGAGGGAAACAAACATGAGAATACATAGTCTGAGGAGCAACATTTGGCTGGAGATAGGCACGGAGTCATTCAGCCCTGACCAGACCAGGAAACTCAGGGACACGTGGAAGGGCAGAAGTAGAGGGGTTTCCACTGGTGAGAATGTGGGAGCTCTGGAGTAACTACCAGGTTTTAAACCAAGGGAGCTCAAAacagctggggggctgggggagagccTAGCCTCCACCTTACATCATGCTGCTCTTTGatgttggaggaaaaaatagtaaaatactTACtacatagatttatttttttttttaagttgtatttCTTGTTTGTAAAGGCTTTACTAAAAATAAGTAGCAAACAAAGTGATCTTGTTTCACCACTAACACTGGCAGGCTCCGGGGACGGGACTTCTTGATTTGTCAATcaagacaaaacaaagcatGTGGGGAGTGTGCATTTGCAattgagaaacaaaaaaaggaacagttttAAGGACCACTTTGTTGTGTTTCACGGCTCCCCAGCAAGCCAAGCACCACAGGCTATCTAGTAGTATTTCAAAGAATTGGTCCTTTGGATCAATCTAAGCAGAACTGACCTGTCCTAGGTATTACACTGGATGTGAATATCCTCTTGTGGATTTGGCCCTCGGTGATCTATGTTGTGGGGAACCGACTTCAGATTTCAAAAGTTATGAGCCAATATCTAAGACTTTGGTGTCAAACACCATAAGCTGTCTTCAGATGAAGAGCATTCCTTGCtgtaaaatagaaagcaaagaaatacatGAAGTTAGTCCTCTTTTCTGCTCCTACAAACATAATCCTTTTCACTGAACTTTTTAATACAGACAGTCAAAAACCTTAAACAACAGACTATAAATGTTTAAGAAACAAGCACTCAGATGATGTAATATCCTACAGAGAGATATTTTGGCAGCAAGCTGTCTAACAGCAAGAGTTTTGCTAAGGCTGAAATTCAGCAAAAGCCTTATTACATCTACACTGAGATTGGGTACCTGGTAGAAATTCTCCATGGGGATAAGGAAATTATATCCCTGCCAGATAGAAAGCAATTTGCTATAATCTGAAAATAACAATGTGAAAAGAGGGTCAGCTGGGTAAAATCagttcaaaggaagaaaaaagcaaagaagagaCATACAAGAAGAAACAATCAGAGTCTGATTAGAGAGGGAAGTAAGGAAAATTGGTGCTTGTATACTCATCAGATGGTTTATTGTCTTCGGTTTTAGCATTAGTAAGACTACTTAGTTTTCACTGTAAAACAATCACGATAATCTACAATCATTAGCAAAGGGCTGCATTGACAGAGACTGATAAATCACTATGAAATGAATAAATGGAACCCTCCAGCAATAAGGAATATGCATTTAAAGGATGCATACCAGAGAGCACACATCACTGGTTGTCTTAAATCTATGCTGGCATTTGAAGGAAGTGTGAGGCACCATTTAAATTCCTACAGCAATTAATCAGTATCCATTTCCCCTTAGGGGAAACAGAGCTATCCTTAATTCTCCATTTTCATGTTCAGAGCGAATGAGTATGGAGATCAAGAGAATCCCTGAGCTGAAGTCCACTGGGCTGTGTTTGTGGAAATCAAAACTCTCTTGAAATCGAACTACTACAAACTACCCCATACCCAATGGTAGCAGCCAAcagattattaaaaagaattatatagTTTCTGATGCAATACTTTTTGACTGaggatataaataaataaatctttgtgCTACATCTGAAGTAGCAATTGCCtaatagaaaacaaagtaataagGCTATAAAAATCTACTACTTTATCTTGAAGTTCAGTTCAGTTACTAAATTTGCTCAGGCTATTATAACAGTCTAAATTCCAGTGAAATGGCACCTTTCGTAAAATACACATGGTTTCACACATTTTGATGAATAAAAAAGGTTGTTAAATAGTGATACAATCCTGTTCTGAATACGGGACTTCTTCATATTCATCTTGGAATATAGCTTCTCCTGTAAAACTCCTTAACATCAAGCAAGGTTCAAACTTTActactgtgctgctgtgttccACCATTACAGGGTAGATCCTACTGTTCAAATAGTTCAATTGATTCCAGTGTAACGTGATTTTGATGAAATGCTATTTGACATTATGAATGtcaaatgaaataatgaaaacattattagtatgagaaagagaaaacagaagtaaaagagATGACAAATACAATCAGGTTTTGTGATAAAGCCTGTCACAGATTATTTCTTTGGGTCTTTCAAGTTTCTTCAGACAGAGATGGTTTGTCTTCTATAGCATAGGATTGTTTTCATGTCTCATAAAATTTCGAGATTTATTATTCCCAGCTTTTCACCATGACAAAGGAacacccccactccccacccacccccagttAAAAGTAGGAGCAAGGAGATTCAACACAGACCTTCCCCGTGGTCATGTTTCTGAAatggcagctgggcagcagcagtggccgTGTTCGTGCCCTGCCTGAGGTGGACCAAAGACATCAACCCGGCTATCTCACATCCCAGAGGATTTTGTGTGTTGGCATCTAGCACCGAAGTAGCCTCATTGCTGACAAGAGTTGCCACAAATactaaaatgtaataaataagcAGCCACAGATGTGTCAGCATCTTCTAGGTAAATGCTACTTAAGGTGGATCTCCAGCCATGTCCAGGGACTACCcttgttcttcagaaaataattccattgaagaggggaaaatatgaaaagcaagaaatcGCTTAAGTAGAAACCTTGCATTATGGGCACCGAACAAAACTTCTTTCATATAACAAGCTTCAAAATATGACATGTAACAGATTTATGTTGTTTGAATAACTCCATTTGAAAGAATCAGGCTGATTTCAGTCAttcagagattaatttttttttgtttgtggccACCTGCACAACTTGTGTCTTTCAATGGGTTGTGTCCTCATCTGGATCTTAGTGAATGACTCATTTCTGTTTGATGTATTTATTCTGCATCTTGTATCTTCTGAAAACACATATTTAATAGAAATTGTGTATACTTTAGTtctgatgtttgttttaaaaatgcaggcTAAGCTACAAATGATATATtcctgaagatgaaaaaaaaaaaaaaaagtcaaccaTAGGAATGGCAAATGCAGccatgtgaaaaacagaaattttgcaCTGTCAGTTGGGACTGCAGAATACCAACTATGAAGCAATTTGAAGGTACTTACCTAAAACTATCCTTCTGTGATTAAGCTGCGTAAGACTGGCTGAGAGAATGAGTCATGTTATTTCATGGGATGCTTgacaaaacacatttgaaatacttttgtCTCTCCCAATGTCAGTCTTTATGAACATGCCAAAATAAACATGATCGTGTTCAACTGTCATTCAtttctcccaccccagcaggaAGAACTCCTGGAAATATTTTAGGACGTTATAGTATGGAAGTTGCTTCTGAGTTTGCCCAGCTTTTAGAGTTTATTACTAACATGCAAGGTTTGCCAAGAAGgaacaggattttatttctgtggtttcGCAAGTGTTTTGGTGAGGGCAGTAAGCCAAGAGAGAAACTGGTGATTCCAGCACACAGCAATCCTACTTAATTGCTGTGAGAAAGGCTTCTAGAAAACTCTTAATTGTATCACTGTTTGTATAAGTTTCAGTCATTTAAAGACAGTAtctaaaaataccagaaaacCTAACTAGTGGAAATACACTATCAATCACAACTTAAATGACCAAGAATGGTAAGCAACTGGCAGCCAGATCCTTTGTAAGCCACTTCTTTATCTACAGGATTACCAACAATTACAAAGACAGGTTATATTTCTTTGGAAACACAGCGCTTTCTAGAAGCCAATCTTTTATCAAGTTTATACCATGTATTAACAGCCACTCTTAATGGGTTCATAATTACGTAGGAGAAACAGTTAGACTAAATTGTGAGAAGCCaggtctttttcttcttatagCAAGGCAATCCAGCTTAATTGTGGTCTTCATCAGCAGGAAATACCTCTGATAATCAAAGCAGTGGAGTTATACATTCTGCATACAAATCAAGGTATGTAAAATACTGCATAATTAGCAATCTGTCTACCTGATGTTACAATTGGCATTCTTGACTCAAGACAGGCTCGGTTCTGTGCAGAATTCCCTTTCCTACAGATAGTACGTGTACTTATAAGAGGCCTCAAGCCCTTGTTTTGTGCTCTGGAAAGCTGTACTTTGCCATTCCAGTCTTGAACCAGCGGGGTaactgcaaaagcagagcaTGCATTCTCCTCTCAGTATTAAACAACTGAATTGATTCTTCATCTTCTCACTGACAGTAGCTAATATCTACTCCTGTCTAGATGCGGCATGCAGGGGATAAACTACCTTTTTCACCAGTGGCTTAACTGCTTCCCTTCTTTTAAACCAGCTTCCTCTACCACTGCTAAGACCTATTCTCTGATTTCTTGCACCTCtcactgcttttcttcactCTGTGTCATCCTTTTTTGCCAAGGTTCCTTTTGTTGTCTTGCTCATTTCTGGATCCAAATAGGCCACAGAGTCGAAAATTTttccaaatgagaaaaaattagaaagtaaAAACAGGAGAACTACAATCTCCCCTACAAGTTTGACAGTGGAATAAGGAAATAATTGAAATACCAGCAATGTTCCTAATGTGTTAGGAACCTACTTTTATCTGCAAGATGTTCTGCTCTCTTTGCTCCATTAGCACTGAAAAtaggagacaagaaaaaaattctagcGATAGTTCCAGTTAGACTGAAGCAGGTGAATCTGAAGTGTTAAGAACTGGTTAAGTACAGATGAAATGTAAATTGCATCACTTTGAACTCCAAGAGCAGGCAAACAGCTTCGATGTGAAATTCTGATAAAACTTTGGCACGTCTTGGCCTCCCTTAAACCGTAATTGCCACATGAGTTTGGAAATTTACAATTTACTTAGAAATGAACACATTAATAGCAGCATGTTTCTTCTACTGATGACCAAGAAACACACTGaactgtttttcagattttgacTTGTATACCATTAAAATTTTTTAGGAGCTGCAGCCTCTTTTATAAGAATCCAGGCTGACTGATAAAAATTGCTCTCAGCTGTTTTTTACAGTTCCTTGAAATCCTACAGGAATGCCAAGGGATTTGCTGACTACAAGTAGAAGAACACTGCTCCAGATCACTGCCCTGCAGTTTTGTAGCTTCTATGGAAAGATTCTACTGAATTACAGTAATCACATTACACTACTGCAGCTACTCAAGCTTCCTCTAACCCTCTAAGTACTAGTGTACTGCTCATCAGATGGCTACTTCAGATCCTCAGTATGGAAATTTATGGTAAATTTCGTGTAAGGTCCACCTCTAAGCAGGGGTCATCAACTCAATGCTGAGTTGTGATAGTTGCACTTCAGACTCTGCTGAACTGAGCATGTTTGCATTGTATTGCAACTGCATGGTGCTTCAGATAAAATGGGTGCACGATAGTCACAGGAAACTGATATTAAGACATACAATTCAGATTATTTGGATTTAGATTACTTGTTTTCTGAGTATCTTCTAAGCACATAGAATGCAAGCTCGCAAAAATCCTTGTGTTCTGAAACGTAGCTTATTCCAGATCTCGAGCAGCTACTGTGAATATTGTCCACTGTTAAAAACACTGGGGTTTAGTTTGCTATgtttaggtttggggtttttttttttggtttggttttttacacAGAAGGGATGCAAGAAAATTgcaaaaaacacagaagtgcTCTTGCATGATACATATTCCAGAACTGGACAGTATAATTACACAAATGAGTGTTACTTAGCAGTACAGTTGCACGGGCTTTTGAATTCCTTCAGGAGAAGGAACCCACATAGTACGCTGatatttaaagacagaaaacGGGATAATACACCACCTCTGGTATGCCGATGATGTGTATACAGTAACACTGCTCAGCCGAACACACTGCAGATAATAGCACACAATCACTTCTGATGTACAAGAACAGCAACGGATCCCTTTGactacatttcagaaaaaacactgaagtggTTTGTTGTACATGTAGCATCACAAACATGCAATGTTATATTTCTGCCATCTTTTGGAGTTGACAAGTTTCAGCAGATCTTGAGAAATCAGGTAAGCTCCAAGTAGATTCATGTTTAAGGCCTGGTGTTTAGAATGTGCAGCTGTAACTGCAGGTAATGAatgctcctgcagcagaaatTCTGTAAGGTATGTCCAGGactaaaaagaaatgaaacgAAGCAATTTTGATACCTGAATTTAAAGGGGAAATAAACTACTACGAAACATTTCTAAGAAAgagttttctatttttacctTGAATAAACACTTTTATTCCAGTGTTTAATTAGCTTTATGGCCACTCTCTTGGAAATGAAATGTCAATCAAGTAAATagttcacattttcaaaacaagcaCTTACCAGGATATATCTTAGTGATTGTGCTAAACCTGGCAATTTTGCTATAATCatactttccttctttcatctACATAACAAATTACCCCCTACCATACAgctttcattcttctcttttcttcaaacACAACTGTTGTTATCATGCTGGATTTTAACAAGTTCACATGCTTAAACATATTCttctataaaaaaattatcaggtCACACACCAACATGGAAACtgtaaaaatagtaataaaattgTTGTAATCCTTACAGACTATCATCCTGCTAAGTCAACAACCTCTGAAAATTGTTAAGGATGGAGGGCTATACATAGCTCTTGGCCAACCTAGTGCAATTCCGTTGACTTCAAAAGGAATGCATCCGCCCTGTGAGTTTACTTTTGAAtaaaagcttccttggaaggtTAATGGAAATTAAGCTTTCAATCTATTCTAGATTTTCAAAAGGGACAATTTATCCTTTATCACTGGGCAAAAATGAATTTTCCAAGGTATTAATGAATTTCTGTCTCATCCATGCTTTGAAGTTCCGATACCATTCTATaagctttttcctcctttgaatCTTTTCTTGtaagctcatttttttttctttctctagaacAGCAGGAAGCTCTTTCCAGTTTTTAATAAAGATAAATGGAGCCCCCATGGTTTTTAATAATTGTAATGGAGCACTGTGGTACACTGATGAATTTCCACAATCACCCGATGTCATTACATCTTCTATAACAGGTAGAGATCCATATGAACAAGCTTCATAAATTCTGTAGCATTCTGTATTTATTCCCACTGGGCACAATGTCAAATCACTCTGCAGCAAGGCATCTTGATAGTTTTTGAaactttcatttgtttcttgaGGCTGCCACCTAGGAAAGTAAAAGGgttgaaaattaatatttttcccacAGGCACTGCAATGAGAGATATGTTTTAATGTCAATTActtataaaactgaaaatgctgtcAATGTAGGGATTTTATATTACACAGACAATCAATGGGGTTTTACTTCTAGTCTTAACTATTCTTAAAGAGTTTTCTAAAAATTTATTGAAAATGTCACTGTTAAAAATAGATTGTAACACTTTTTAGATATGGTCCTTTTAGGAAATTATTAATACTTACAAGTTTAAGATGCAAATTGAAACACCATTTTAAATCTCCAAGATTTGGATGATGCATATGTCAATTTACTTCACAGCACAGTTCAGACATAAGACATTCAGGGAGACACTCAATGGactttttcatgattttttttttttttgcctcaaaTACTTTAAATCAGTAGAGGTTTGCTCTTCAAAAGAAAGGATGCAAAGGAATCCATTAACCTGAATCTATCTGCCTGAAATGCCTCAGAATGTCTGTGAGATAAAAGTTTATGTCACAGATACAATCCATCTCCTGAAATTCTTCATCAGGGCAGCTGAGGTCTTCCTAAGCACAGCTGTGCCCGCTGTCAAGTATTTTACAGGTGTTGCTTggcaaaattaagaaaaaacaatcacAATCCTATTCCTGCTAATCAAAAGATCTGTTCTGCctacttgaaataaaaagccaTGCTGTACAAATTAAATCCACTCTTTGGTATGGAACAcaacaaaatacagctttttcttctattaagACATTAATATACCCTAGGTGCAAGACAAGTACTTCTTCTTCCATCATAATCAAAtgtatataaaagaaaaaacagacgGTCTTTATATACAGTATATTGtagaaattctatttaaaatacatatgtattttaaaatgtgctttatgTAAAATATAGCAACAGAAAGGCTGTTATATTATGAAGACCTACACAAAGGGTCTCAGCAATGTTGTCTGGTTTAATTATGACTGGTTAcctttatttgtattattttttaacactCAAGAAAGGATTGGTAATAATGAACCAGGCAAGTCTGAATATTTTCATGAGGTAAATCAAAGTCTTACTGTTCTCTGGCTGCAATCCAGCAAAGTTTGTCAAGCCCATCCTGTTTCAGAATTTCCATTAGGTTTTCCCTAGAAGAGTTCTTATAAACTGTTCCTAAGAAATTACACAGATATGATCTTGGATCGCGTAGCATCGACCAGCTGGGTTCTACAACTGGAAAATTTCTGTAGCTGTAAAAATAACATATACATTACACAAGTATACTTTTTATGTccaagaaaacacattttgcacCATTTCATCTTTACTGCAGCAGATTCCAAAACTAAAACCACCTACTTGTTGCCAATCCACATCTATAAACACAGACAAACCCACAAGCAAACCAGTGCAAGCCCCGTCCTAAAAGTTGGATTTCCTTTGCCCCTACCACTCTCCGAAGAGactttccaaaatatttatgtctttatatttatatatatttatctttattttatttatgtctttatatttatatatatttatagcaGAGACATAATTTGTGCATATTAGAAAACATCTTTGAGAAACatgctttttcaaaagcagctgttgTTGATGCAACCGCTAGTATTAACTGAAATGGCCAGGTTAATGGTAATGATGGAGTTCATGTCTCAGCTACCTTAAATTTCTGGGCATGCTTATGAACTGAAATTACCATTGGTAACCTCTCAAAGGAAAATCTCACTTCTGTCCTAAAGAGCGTGTCATACAAGCTATTTAACTGGTCTTTTGGGACTCaacaaaacaaaggcaaagTCCTGTGATTCAATGTAAACTGAACGCCATCCCTTTAGAAAGGTTTTTGCCACAtcaggcatttttcttcttttgactgATTCCTCAAATCTTATTACATCCCTTATTTTGGTCAGCATGACAGGCATTGAAACACTGCTTCAGCTGAAGGACCAGCACTAACTTTTTCATTACATAAAGGTAGCATTTTTTCTGGAACAGATGGATGTCTGCTCCTTTGCAGTCTCAAGTTAAGACAGATATTCCTTCtaatattattaattttgatGGATCACTATTCTTCTACTTCCCTGTCGTtcagggggtttttttgtaagaaaagcGATACCCTGATCTCAATTCTTTACTGGTTTCAAATGCAGTCTCTGCTTTTAATTCAGTGATTTCTTCATTGCCATTAATGGTTCTGAAGACATACTCAATTTCTTCAACTTCCCAAATTTTGATGGAACAGCCCCTTCCTCGTTCTTCTGCATGATGAATGTTAATTCACTTACTTTcagaaaaccattttttctttatgccaAATATTTTGAGAGCTGTAACATGAGGTAAAAAAAGTGCCACCAGTACCATCCCCTTCCTTTCCTAAACAAGCAGTGGTTGGAACTTGATTATATAAAAACCTTTTAAGTCCCGTGTTGCTGGTACATATTACATCAGCAGTTATGGTAAACCTCAAGAGCAAAtctactgaagaaaaacataaataaacagaaaacccCACCAGACatgggtgctttttttttttttttaaagctcccTAAAT
Encoded proteins:
- the RXYLT1 gene encoding ribitol-5-phosphate xylosyltransferase 1 isoform X3 codes for the protein MLRDPRSYLCNFLGTVYKNSSRENLMEILKQDGLDKLCWIAAREQWQPQETNESFKNYQDALLQSDLTLCPVGINTECYRIYEACSYGSLPVIEDVMTSGDCGNSSVYHSAPLQLLKTMGAPFIFIKNWKELPAVLEKEKKMSLQEKIQRRKKLIEWYRNFKAWMRQKFINTLENSFLPSDKG
- the RXYLT1 gene encoding ribitol-5-phosphate xylosyltransferase 1 isoform X2, with product MRGSRKRLCSALIVAYGLFSLYAAYTVFLRPRRLAAPRPPHRDRRGSRDHVALGNEEWNPWEEDEKNELVASQQKYEANLKMIKNARSHLDQTSLRVQIWGKAAIGLYLWQHIIGGHLEPADVTAQWREGSQKAGKMYFSYRNFPVVEPSWSMLRDPRSYLCNFLGTVYKNSSRENLMEILKQDGLDKLCWIAAREQWQPQETNESFKNYQDALLQSDLTLCPVGINTECYRIYEACSYGSLPVIEDVMTSGDCGNSSVYHSAPLQLLKTMGAPFIFIKNWKELPAVLEKEKKMSLQEKIQRRKKLIEWYRNFKAWMRQKFINTLENSFLPSDKG